CGAGTTGCTTCAGACAGTTACGTGAGTATCGTCAGCGCTACTGGCTCAAGTTAATGTGGCTTGACCTGGTCGAGGGCAATCCGATTGCCGACAGCATCGCTTATCAGTCGCGCCTCAGCGAAGTGCTGATTGACTGGGCCAATCGCTGGGCACACGCCTGTGTGGCTAAAAGTAATGGTCAGGTCTGTGATGAACATCAGACGCCAGTGCCTATGCTGGTACTGGGCATGGGTAAGCTGGGCGGCGGCGAGCTGAATTTCTCCTCGGACATTGACCTTATCTTTACCTATCCGTTTGCCAAACCCACCGAAGGCGGGCGGCGCAGTATAGAAGCACAGGTGTTTTACACTAAGGTGGCACAAAAGCTCATTGCTGCGCTTGATCAGTGTACCGCCGATGGCCAGGTGTTTCGGGTTGATATGCGCTTGCGCCCCTTTGGTGACAGTGGCCCGCTGGTGATGAGTTTTGCCGCGATGGAAGATTATTATCAGGATCAGGGTCGGGAGTGGGAGCGCTATGCCATGCTTAAGGCGCGTCTGCTTGGTGAGAAGAATCGCTACTGGGATGAATTTAAAACCCTGATCCGCCCCTTTGTGTTTCGCCGTTACATCGATTTTTCTGTTATTGAATCGCTGCGGAAAATGAAACATATGATCGCACAGGAAGTCAGGCGCAAAGGGCTGACCAATAACATCAAGCTGGGCGCCGGAGGGATCCGCGAAGTCGAATTTATTGTCCAGGCATTGCAAATGATCCGTGGTGGCCGTGAGCCGGAACTCCAAACGCCGTCGTTATTATCGGCCTTAGCACAGCTGCAAAACTTGTCTTTGATCCCAGCAGAAGTCGGCGAGGTGTTGTCTCATCAATATCTGTTACTGCGCCGAACCGAGCAGTATTTACAGGCATTTGATGACTGTCAGACGCAAACCCTGCCAGAGGATGAACTGGGACAGCAACGCCTGAGCGTGTTGCTGGAATGCGCCAACTACAGTGAAGTGCTGGCTTTGTTAGAGCAGGCGCAAAAGGCAGTACGGGCTGAATTTACTCAGGTGATAGGTGAAGAGCCCGAGCTGGGCGAGGCGCTGGCGCCGGAATACGTCTCTGCCTGGGAGCAGCGTGACATCAGTTATCTGGAATCTCCGCTATCTGAGGCGGTCAGTGCTGCCTGGCAGCAATCTCTTAATGAGTTTCATCTGGGACTGAGTAAAACCCAGATGGGCACACGCGGCAGAGATATACTGGATAAGCTGATGCCAGCCTTACTCAGTGAAATTACCCGTGCACCGGTTGCTGAAATTCTCGAGCGGGTGCTAAAAGTGATCCTGAAAATTGCCTCGCGCACCGCTTATCTCGAATTACTTTTTGAAAATCGCGGAGCGCTGCAACAACTTATCAAGTTGTGCGCGCACAGCGTCTGGATTGCAGAGCAGGTGGCCCGTTATCCTATCTTACTGGATGAGCTGATCGACCCCGCGGTGCTGTACCGGCCACTGCCGCTGAGTGCCTATTACAGCGAAGTACAACAGTATTTCTTGCGTATCGACAGCGAAGACCTGGAGCTACAGATGGAAGCGCTGCGCCAGTTTAAGCAAACGCAGGCACTGCGCATTGCCGCAGCGGATGCCACCGGGGTACTGGATATTATGAAAGTCAGTGACCACCTGACCGCACTGGCTGAAGCCATTATTGCTAAAGCCGTTGACATTGCCTGGCAGCAAATGGTGAGCCGCTACGGGGCACCTGAGGGAGCCGATGCTGAGCATAAAGGCTTTGCTGTGGTGGCGTATGGTAAAGCGGGTGGGCTGGAGCTGGGCTATAACTCAGATCTCGATTTGGTATTTGTTCATAACCGCGATGGTAACAGTGTGACCACCGGGGAGAAGTCGATTTCATCCCGCCAGTTTTACCTGAAGCTGGCACAACGGCTGATGCATCTGTTTAACACCCGTACCAACTCCGGCATTTTGTACGAACTGGATACCCGATTGCGTCCGGAAGGTAATTCCGGGCTGCTGGCCATTAATATCGAAAGTTTTTACCAATATCAGCAGCAGCAGGCCTGGACCTGGGAGCATCAGGCGTTGGTACGTTCGCGCATGGTACTGGGAGAGGCTGAGCTGGTAACGCGTTTTGATGAAATTCGCCATGAGATACTCAGTCAGCATCGTGACAGCACTGAGCTGTGCAAAGACATTGTGGCAATGCGCCAGAAGATGCGCGGGCACCTGGATAAGAGCAACGAGGTGGAGTTTGATCTAAAACAGGGCGTGGGCGGGATGACAGATATTGAGTTTATTGCCCAGTATCTGGTGCTTAACTATGCCCAGGCTCACCCTGAACTGGCACGCTTCCCCGATAACATCCGGATCTTCGAAATGGCCCATCATGCTGGTGTGATAGACAGCGCCACTCAGACGGCACTGACCGAGGCATACTGTGAGTTCCGTGATCGGTATCATCTGCACAGCCTGAATGCAGGCGGGCGGTGTGTGGCCATGCATGAGGTGACTGAGCTGGTGGATTCAGTGAAGGTCGCCTGGCACGGTTTACTGGGTTAACAGTACCGGAGCAAGGTGACTTGCTCCGGCTGACGCTATCATTTAGTCAGGCGTCGGCAGTTCTCGCGGACAAAACGAGATGGATTTTGGGTGATCACTGCTGCGCGCTGGCGATGACAAAAGAAGGTATAGACCTCGAATTCAAAGTCATCATTGATGGCGGTGCCAACCTGATACAGAGTAGATACAAAGTTAGTGTCGACACGGAAGTTATGTTTCACCACATAATCTTTGTCCAGATACCAAAACAGCTCAACGTCTTCTTGCTTGGCATAGTTGGTCAGCACGCCACGCAGGGTCTCGCCGCTGTCAAAGCGCCGAGGTTGGATCTCACCGGTCCAGCGCTGCGGCGCGGGTTTGACCACCAGACCGCGCTGTGCGATGGCATCGTCCAGGGGGTAAGTGGGCTTGCCCAGCTCCAGGACGTATTTTTCCCGCTCGGTATTACGCTCCGTATAGTTGCGTTTGAAGCCTTCATAGAACTGGGTAAACCCGCGTGCGGCGGCATTGGTGGTATCACGAAACTCCATCGACGGAATATTGCCATACAAAAAGTAATAGGCGGCCCACACCAACAACACACCTAAAGATAAGTGCTTGGCCCAGAACCACAGGTTTGATAAGCGTTTTGAACGTTTTTTAGCCATACTGTCACGACACACTTTATACTAACGATTGCTGACTCTACTTATAATACGATGGCGCGTGCTCATCCGGACGTGTTTTAAAGCGCCGGTGCAACCACATATACTGTTCCGGGGCCTGCTCAATAGCTTGCTCCATACGCTGATTGACCCGGGTGACATCGCTACGCGGATCGTCACTCGGGAAGTCTGCCAGCGCCGGTTGGATCTCAATATGGTATTTACCACGGGCATCCCGGACGCCATGTAAGCTTAATGTCTCACAATTTTTGCTTCCTGCAAAGAGCAGTGTACCGGTTGTAGAGGCAGCGTCGGGCACCGCAAAGAAAGGTGCAAATTCGCAGCGGTTGCGGCCATAGTCCTGATCGGGCAGGTAATAGCAGAGTTTTTTGTTCTTCAATGCCTGTAACAAGCCTTTGACATCGCGTTTGCCAATCAGATACTCATTGGAGCGCAACCGGCCTTTGGTCATAAAGTATTCCATCAGCGGGTTGTTATGCGGGCGATAAAACCCGATCCCCATTTGCGCAGTGCCCAGTACGCGACTTAGCATCTCCAGGTGCAGCATGTGGGGCACCAGTAAAAGTACGCCTTTGCCATTGGCCTGCGCCTGTTCAATGTGCTCTATCCCTTTTACTGAGCCGACAACCCGGTTCATACGCCACTGAGGCCACCACCAGGCCATAGAGGTTTCGAAGGTAGCGATACCGGTATTTTCCATGTTTTTTAACACCATATCGGCACGTTGCTGTGCGTCCATGTCGGGAAAACACAAGCGTAAATTGACTTCAGCAATGCGGCGGCGCTTTTTTAACAGGCGGTGCACCAGGCGGCCGAGCATTTTTCCCAGCCACAGCTGAATGCCTTGTGGCAGCCAGGACAGGGCGTAGAGAAAAAAAACACTCAGCCAGGTTGGCCAGAATTTTGGGGCTAAAAATGCCAGCTTAAAGGTGGGGTTGTTAACCAAAGGTGCGCTCTCGTTCAAACTTCAAAGGGTTAGTTTAGCGATATCGGCTGAGCAGCTCAAGAGACGGGCGATGAGCGTAGACCTGGTGTGACCTGTCTGGCGGGGTAAATTACAGGCAGAAAAAAACCGGTTTGCACCGGTTTTTTGCTCGAGCTAAGCTAAGTATTAGCCTGCGACTAAGCCCTTGTTGATGGCTTCTAAGTCGCTGCGGCTCAATGTGCCTGCTGCTTGTTTTAGCTTTAATGTAGACAGCACGTACTGGTAACGCAAATTTGCCAGGTTACGCTTAGCGCTGTACAGGTTTTGGGTGCTTATTAATACGTCAACAATGGTACGAGTACCCACTTCAAAGCCTGCTTCCGTTGCCTGCAGGGCGCTTTCTGCTGAAACAACTGCTTGCTCCAGTGCGCGGTAAGTTGCCACGTCAGACATCACCTGGTTGTATGAGGTGATCACCGAGCGGGTAACGTTACGCATAGATGCTTCGAGGTCTTCGCTGGCGGCAACGTACAGGGCGCGTGCCTGATCGGTTGCTGCAACCGTTTTACCACCTGAATAGATAGGCACATTTAGTGTCAGGCCAATTCTGGTGCCATCGGTACGAGGTGACAGCTCGGCACCCTCAGTGTTACCTAAAGAGTCAGAGTAAGTTGCATCCAGGCTCAACGTTGGATAGTGGCCAGCCTGTGCCAGCTCAATCTGATCTTGTGCAATGTCCAGCGCCGATTTAGCAACCTGCAAAGACAGGTTTTGCTCTTTCGCTGAAGCAATAAAATCGTTCGACTGTCTGCTCGGTTTTACCGTAGAAAAGCTCTCGGTATTGAGCTTGTCCAGTTTGGCATGGTATTTACCCGTGATGGTACGCAGGGTTTCGCGGGCCGTCTCAACGTTGTTCTGTGCCACGATTTCGTTGGCCACAGACTGGTCAAACTGCGCCTGGGCTTCGTGTACGTCTGTGATTGCAGTCAGACCCACTTCGTAGCGTTGCTTGGTTTGCTCCAGCTGGCGCTCGATGGCGCGTTTTTCTGCCTGCACAAATTCCAGATTGTCCAGT
The Pseudoalteromonas viridis DNA segment above includes these coding regions:
- the glnE gene encoding bifunctional [glutamate--ammonia ligase]-adenylyl-L-tyrosine phosphorylase/[glutamate--ammonia-ligase] adenylyltransferase, whose translation is MDFGGLPQALGQLAEQRCQALFAQHTTNPAVLRLLGLSDFAYRILQRHPHWIDWLLDSEQMQQRTCPPPLTQPLSELDEASCFRQLREYRQRYWLKLMWLDLVEGNPIADSIAYQSRLSEVLIDWANRWAHACVAKSNGQVCDEHQTPVPMLVLGMGKLGGGELNFSSDIDLIFTYPFAKPTEGGRRSIEAQVFYTKVAQKLIAALDQCTADGQVFRVDMRLRPFGDSGPLVMSFAAMEDYYQDQGREWERYAMLKARLLGEKNRYWDEFKTLIRPFVFRRYIDFSVIESLRKMKHMIAQEVRRKGLTNNIKLGAGGIREVEFIVQALQMIRGGREPELQTPSLLSALAQLQNLSLIPAEVGEVLSHQYLLLRRTEQYLQAFDDCQTQTLPEDELGQQRLSVLLECANYSEVLALLEQAQKAVRAEFTQVIGEEPELGEALAPEYVSAWEQRDISYLESPLSEAVSAAWQQSLNEFHLGLSKTQMGTRGRDILDKLMPALLSEITRAPVAEILERVLKVILKIASRTAYLELLFENRGALQQLIKLCAHSVWIAEQVARYPILLDELIDPAVLYRPLPLSAYYSEVQQYFLRIDSEDLELQMEALRQFKQTQALRIAAADATGVLDIMKVSDHLTALAEAIIAKAVDIAWQQMVSRYGAPEGADAEHKGFAVVAYGKAGGLELGYNSDLDLVFVHNRDGNSVTTGEKSISSRQFYLKLAQRLMHLFNTRTNSGILYELDTRLRPEGNSGLLAINIESFYQYQQQQAWTWEHQALVRSRMVLGEAELVTRFDEIRHEILSQHRDSTELCKDIVAMRQKMRGHLDKSNEVEFDLKQGVGGMTDIEFIAQYLVLNYAQAHPELARFPDNIRIFEMAHHAGVIDSATQTALTEAYCEFRDRYHLHSLNAGGRCVAMHEVTELVDSVKVAWHGLLG
- the tolC gene encoding outer membrane channel protein TolC; this translates as MKKSILSLFIGVACALSSTASQAEDLLQVYEIATANDPTVLKAKAQADAQKYAQDSALGDLLPSLGFSMKYTDNDGETTLSGQNDATGYTVVDTWSDSLTRSVTLSQTIFSMATWQNLTIAEKQAMQALTSYEQQQQDLIVRVAQGYFDVLSALDNLEFVQAEKRAIERQLEQTKQRYEVGLTAITDVHEAQAQFDQSVANEIVAQNNVETARETLRTITGKYHAKLDKLNTESFSTVKPSRQSNDFIASAKEQNLSLQVAKSALDIAQDQIELAQAGHYPTLSLDATYSDSLGNTEGAELSPRTDGTRIGLTLNVPIYSGGKTVAATDQARALYVAASEDLEASMRNVTRSVITSYNQVMSDVATYRALEQAVVSAESALQATEAGFEVGTRTIVDVLISTQNLYSAKRNLANLRYQYVLSTLKLKQAAGTLSRSDLEAINKGLVAG
- a CDS encoding TcpQ domain-containing protein; the encoded protein is MAKKRSKRLSNLWFWAKHLSLGVLLVWAAYYFLYGNIPSMEFRDTTNAAARGFTQFYEGFKRNYTERNTEREKYVLELGKPTYPLDDAIAQRGLVVKPAPQRWTGEIQPRRFDSGETLRGVLTNYAKQEDVELFWYLDKDYVVKHNFRVDTNFVSTLYQVGTAINDDFEFEVYTFFCHRQRAAVITQNPSRFVRENCRRLTK
- the lpxL gene encoding LpxL/LpxP family Kdo(2)-lipid IV(A) lauroyl/palmitoleoyl acyltransferase, which encodes MVNNPTFKLAFLAPKFWPTWLSVFFLYALSWLPQGIQLWLGKMLGRLVHRLLKKRRRIAEVNLRLCFPDMDAQQRADMVLKNMENTGIATFETSMAWWWPQWRMNRVVGSVKGIEHIEQAQANGKGVLLLVPHMLHLEMLSRVLGTAQMGIGFYRPHNNPLMEYFMTKGRLRSNEYLIGKRDVKGLLQALKNKKLCYYLPDQDYGRNRCEFAPFFAVPDAASTTGTLLFAGSKNCETLSLHGVRDARGKYHIEIQPALADFPSDDPRSDVTRVNQRMEQAIEQAPEQYMWLHRRFKTRPDEHAPSYYK